A single genomic interval of Candidatus Bipolaricaulis anaerobius harbors:
- a CDS encoding tetratricopeptide repeat protein produces the protein MNFFKRHQKIIIWLLVIGFLASIVVAGGLRWLSSPPEGSAEETILLVDSKKVTREEFTRVYGNLIDYYTQLYAMYGLDFESMFQGAEGAFRMLPYMAQAAEEIVRSVILDQAARELKVTIAKAELDQAVRAQYQTVLTQYGLTEEQLKELLEYQGSTLEAYKKDLATSQEAQLREERVRQLVVGPIEPTEADLLAYYEANQDRYQTEPERIRVGHILVREAKLADELLGQAAAPDADFAALAQAHSLDEATKETGETDWFSYSSSPFSDKVTDAIWSAEVGQVKLVDDDEGFHIVKLLARQEAVVPPFATIRDTVKSDYIRDGETKRWDSWYTARRERIEVKALDPVLSAAVAYGSDKAAALAELEAARSAGTSDDPYLTYYIGRLHEELLTEAAAKRIELEGKEGRTAAEEEELARLRTEEAHHKEQAIAAYLAFIQTGIGDEAFFQRLLSLAPESAEARYALAEMYRQAGKWVEAETEYRQAIALRPTFVEAYVGQGDVLMALNLYRPASEAYRHALDLQPGNVTLSLKLATAYVKDNQPSLAEPLLQDVLSREPNNATALTLAGDLLLAQGDTAGAIARYDAAYKRGLTADALLKLAGAYLAAGQTGEAKKRYEDAIRLFPYRPEGYLGLGDVHLELGEQGKALDSYRQALQRAAAVSLKETIARKIVDLDPSDLRTRFLLAGYFRDQYKYDGAIPQYEAILNLSPGNLDALIGLGDCYLAKVQYDRALDYYRQALDVATTPQQKLSIYTQMVAVEEGRAGGTLGPTGLEFLWQRAQLYAELGRSEEAVADLKRIQTADPSFRSAEVAALLTKLTLPQPQ, from the coding sequence ATGAACTTCTTCAAGCGACATCAGAAGATCATCATCTGGCTGCTTGTGATCGGGTTCCTGGCGTCGATCGTCGTCGCCGGGGGACTGCGCTGGCTGAGCTCGCCGCCGGAAGGGAGCGCCGAGGAGACGATCCTCCTCGTGGACAGCAAGAAGGTGACCCGCGAGGAGTTCACACGGGTCTACGGGAACCTCATCGACTATTACACGCAGCTGTATGCGATGTACGGCCTGGATTTTGAATCCATGTTCCAGGGGGCGGAGGGGGCGTTCCGGATGCTGCCGTACATGGCCCAGGCCGCAGAAGAGATCGTGCGCTCGGTCATCCTCGACCAGGCAGCGCGGGAGCTCAAGGTGACGATCGCCAAGGCCGAGCTGGACCAGGCGGTGCGCGCGCAGTACCAGACCGTGCTCACGCAGTACGGGCTCACCGAGGAACAGCTCAAGGAGCTCCTCGAGTATCAGGGTTCGACGCTGGAGGCGTACAAGAAGGACCTCGCGACGAGCCAGGAGGCCCAGTTGCGCGAGGAGCGGGTGCGCCAGCTCGTGGTGGGCCCCATCGAGCCGACGGAGGCCGATCTCCTCGCTTACTACGAGGCGAACCAGGATCGGTACCAGACTGAACCGGAGAGGATCCGGGTCGGCCACATCCTCGTCCGCGAGGCGAAGCTCGCCGATGAGCTCCTCGGGCAGGCCGCCGCTCCCGATGCGGACTTCGCGGCGCTGGCCCAGGCCCACTCCCTCGATGAGGCGACGAAGGAGACCGGAGAGACGGACTGGTTCTCCTACTCCTCGTCCCCGTTCTCGGACAAGGTCACCGACGCGATCTGGTCGGCGGAGGTGGGGCAGGTCAAGCTCGTGGACGACGACGAGGGGTTCCACATCGTGAAGCTCCTCGCGCGGCAAGAGGCGGTCGTCCCCCCGTTCGCCACGATCCGCGACACGGTGAAGTCGGATTACATCCGCGACGGGGAGACGAAGCGCTGGGATAGCTGGTACACCGCGCGCCGGGAACGGATCGAGGTGAAGGCCCTCGATCCGGTCCTCTCCGCCGCGGTGGCGTATGGATCCGACAAGGCCGCGGCCCTGGCTGAGCTTGAAGCCGCCCGCAGCGCTGGCACGTCCGACGATCCCTACCTCACCTACTACATCGGGCGCCTCCACGAGGAACTCCTCACGGAGGCAGCGGCGAAGAGGATCGAACTGGAGGGGAAGGAGGGGCGCACTGCGGCGGAGGAGGAGGAGCTTGCCCGCCTGCGGACGGAGGAGGCGCACCACAAGGAGCAGGCCATCGCTGCCTACCTTGCGTTCATCCAGACGGGGATAGGCGACGAGGCGTTCTTCCAGCGCCTGCTCTCCCTCGCCCCGGAGAGCGCTGAGGCGCGGTACGCCCTCGCCGAGATGTACCGCCAGGCCGGGAAGTGGGTCGAAGCCGAGACGGAGTACCGGCAGGCGATCGCGCTGCGGCCGACGTTCGTGGAGGCCTACGTCGGCCAGGGGGACGTGCTGATGGCCCTCAACCTCTACCGCCCCGCGAGCGAGGCCTACCGCCACGCGCTCGACCTCCAGCCGGGCAATGTCACGCTCAGCCTGAAGCTCGCCACGGCGTACGTGAAGGACAACCAACCCTCCCTCGCCGAGCCCTTGCTTCAGGACGTGCTTTCCCGCGAGCCGAACAACGCCACCGCCCTCACCCTGGCCGGGGATCTCCTCCTCGCCCAGGGGGACACGGCGGGGGCGATCGCCCGCTACGATGCGGCGTACAAGCGGGGTCTGACCGCGGATGCCCTCCTCAAGCTGGCGGGGGCGTACCTCGCCGCGGGGCAGACCGGGGAGGCGAAGAAGAGGTACGAGGACGCGATCCGCCTTTTTCCGTACCGTCCGGAGGGGTACCTCGGCCTGGGCGACGTGCACCTCGAGCTGGGGGAGCAGGGCAAGGCCCTCGACTCCTACCGCCAGGCCCTCCAACGCGCGGCCGCGGTCTCGCTCAAGGAGACGATCGCCCGCAAGATCGTGGACCTCGACCCCAGTGACCTCCGCACCCGCTTCCTCCTCGCCGGGTACTTCCGCGACCAGTACAAGTACGATGGGGCGATCCCCCAGTACGAAGCGATCCTTAACCTCTCCCCCGGGAACCTCGATGCCCTGATCGGGCTGGGGGACTGCTACCTCGCCAAGGTCCAGTACGATCGGGCGCTCGATTACTACCGCCAGGCGCTCGACGTGGCGACGACGCCCCAGCAGAAGCTCTCCATCTACACCCAGATGGTGGCGGTCGAGGAGGGGAGGGCAGGAGGCACGTTGGGACCGACGGGGCTTGAGTTCCTGTGGCAGCGGGCCCAGCTCTACGCCGAGCTCGGTCGCTCCGAGGAAGCGGTGGCGGATCTAAAGCGCATCCAGACGGCCGATCCGTCCTTCCGGTCGGCCGAAGTGGCCGCCCTCCTCACGAAGCTCACCCTCCCCCAGCCGCAATGA
- a CDS encoding MazG nucleotide pyrophosphohydrolase domain-containing protein encodes MSGSRDPLRALEELLEVIARLRGPEGCPWDRAQTHRTLVPYLIEEAYEAAEAVADGTAEEMQDELGDVLLQVLLHAQLEAEAGRFGIGEVADALRRKLVRRHPHVFGEKQASTPDAVRVQWEEIKGEEGRFRRERRGPTLVRAAKFVEVREAEGRPIPVGTRLRLPEDVADPEKLVAEILVEAAALARRLGCDPELSLQRFLAREEADG; translated from the coding sequence ATGAGCGGGTCCCGTGATCCCCTCCGGGCGCTGGAGGAGCTGCTCGAGGTGATCGCCCGCCTCCGCGGGCCGGAGGGATGCCCGTGGGACCGCGCGCAGACCCACCGCACGCTCGTCCCGTACCTCATCGAGGAGGCGTACGAGGCGGCGGAGGCGGTGGCCGATGGGACGGCGGAGGAGATGCAGGACGAGCTAGGGGATGTCCTGCTGCAGGTTCTCCTCCACGCCCAGCTCGAGGCGGAGGCGGGGAGGTTCGGGATCGGTGAGGTGGCCGATGCCCTGCGGCGCAAGCTCGTGCGGCGCCATCCCCACGTGTTCGGGGAGAAGCAGGCTTCGACGCCGGACGCGGTCCGGGTGCAGTGGGAGGAGATCAAGGGGGAGGAGGGGCGCTTCCGGCGCGAGCGACGGGGGCCGACCCTGGTGAGGGCGGCGAAGTTCGTGGAGGTCCGCGAGGCGGAAGGGAGGCCGATCCCCGTTGGCACGCGGCTGCGCCTCCCGGAGGACGTGGCCGATCCGGAGAAGCTGGTGGCGGAGATCCTCGTCGAGGCTGCCGCCTTGGCGCGGCGGTTGGGCTGCGATCCCGAGCTCTCCCTTCAGCGATTCCTCGCGCGGGAGGAGGCCGATGGGTAG
- a CDS encoding YqeG family HAD IIIA-type phosphatase yields MRWAHADHVARSVHEVDYNRLLRDGIQAILYDLENTLCRWQEWELDERTRALLHRLGEQGVALAVLTNAALPPGHPLVRELEGGGVVVVTRARKPLRRGFQTALCRLGVDPGRAAMVGDQVLTDILGGKRAGLVTVLVDPLGPDESRLTKINRRLERLLGRRSPAGGASAAP; encoded by the coding sequence GTGAGGTGGGCACATGCGGACCACGTGGCACGCTCGGTCCACGAGGTGGACTACAACCGCCTTCTCCGTGACGGAATCCAGGCCATCCTCTACGACCTCGAGAACACCCTCTGCCGGTGGCAGGAGTGGGAGCTCGACGAGCGGACGCGGGCCCTCCTCCACCGGTTGGGCGAGCAGGGGGTCGCGCTCGCCGTGCTCACGAATGCCGCCCTCCCCCCCGGCCATCCCCTCGTCCGGGAGCTGGAGGGAGGGGGGGTGGTCGTGGTCACGAGGGCGCGCAAGCCGCTCCGTCGCGGGTTCCAAACCGCCCTGTGTCGCTTGGGGGTCGACCCGGGGCGGGCGGCAATGGTGGGCGATCAGGTGCTGACGGACATCCTCGGTGGGAAGCGGGCGGGGTTGGTCACCGTCCTTGTGGACCCGCTCGGCCCTGATGAATCGCGGCTGACGAAGATCAACCGTCGACTGGAACGGCTCCTCGGCCGCCGGTCCCCCGCGGGGGGGGCATCCGCCGCCCCATGA
- the rnc gene encoding ribonuclease III, translating into MTRPPPLLALLGRLGLDLPDDVLRTAVTHDSYANEHGGESNERLEFLGDAVLDLAVADFLFHLFPERDEGELSKLRAVVVSRPVLAEVAAGLGLGELLLLGRGAEEGGARDRPSVLAAALEAVVGAAFLHHGYPAARALAEALLGPRIAAHGAEGTPDYKSLLQELGQARFGELPRYEVVATEGPEHKKVFAVRASLPAGEAVGRGRSKKEAEQAAAKRLYVGLTSPGTD; encoded by the coding sequence ATGACCCGCCCCCCGCCGCTTCTCGCCCTCCTCGGCCGGCTGGGGCTGGACCTGCCGGACGACGTCCTGCGCACTGCGGTGACCCACGATTCGTACGCCAACGAGCACGGGGGGGAGAGCAACGAACGCCTGGAGTTCCTCGGCGACGCGGTCCTCGACCTCGCCGTGGCCGATTTCCTGTTCCACCTCTTCCCCGAGCGGGACGAGGGGGAGCTCTCCAAGCTGCGGGCGGTCGTAGTGTCCCGGCCGGTGCTGGCGGAGGTTGCGGCGGGCCTGGGGCTGGGCGAACTCCTCCTCCTCGGGAGGGGGGCGGAGGAGGGCGGGGCGCGGGACCGGCCTTCGGTCCTCGCCGCGGCGCTGGAAGCGGTGGTCGGGGCAGCGTTCCTCCACCATGGCTACCCCGCGGCGCGGGCCCTCGCGGAGGCTCTCCTCGGCCCGCGGATCGCCGCCCACGGGGCGGAGGGAACCCCCGACTACAAGTCGCTCCTTCAGGAACTGGGTCAGGCCCGGTTCGGGGAGCTCCCCCGCTACGAGGTCGTCGCCACCGAGGGGCCGGAGCACAAGAAGGTGTTCGCGGTGCGGGCCTCCCTCCCGGCGGGGGAGGCCGTCGGCCGCGGCCGGTCGAAGAAGGAGGCCGAACAGGCAGCGGCGAAACGACTCTACGTCGGGCTGACCTCCCCGGGAACGGACTGA